One genomic region from Diabrotica undecimpunctata isolate CICGRU chromosome 9, icDiaUnde3, whole genome shotgun sequence encodes:
- the LOC140451306 gene encoding uncharacterized protein produces MKNSTILFNSLSSSSSSSLQNLQALPTGLLPVQGIPMYYIILPTNSVSAAASLQTQLLVTSTTTPPALKVIPSQNQLLTTRSSSPVLKEIPKVVMASNTVRYGSTPPLKIIPTNNLINYVPTVSNVHPNTPVVTQSKNDSSTNYVNPFDYTPYVKNLPSICLQKITAAKERSLMQEKGFAWVCKICKKEFHEKEDILEHYEMHKNTTDQLGDIDENNDAYNTSSKEITCPICMTSYAKVAYYQQHVVYKHKPKEHYCETCNYNFTDDFYLSLHNAIHHENPELYECVICKKFQTKISRTLYEHITQEHLNEEMHCNECDKTFSSKAWFETHKIFHVETNQRDTYKCRRCESKFTTNYYLMQHMQESHTKYKCNQCDVTFPYKQNLDEHSRYLHKTEEQFLCNDCGKTFTKIVNLKFHQKVHKTGKYVCSTCGKVFKQKKNLNTHVRTHTGEKPYKCHLCNKSFSQRTTLKIHIRTHTGEKPYPCSKCKKGFITKTIKDCHEKKCKNFKKEVKEDMKKMEQKLEENYRKLEKKIEDNNNKIVKQMDKKLEAAEKKVANEIKSIRNDYKKRIENERTEVKRIIQDNKIDIEQKIELQKCNLEVKINEDRRNTEEKLDDIQQNIQINNNQIRNVEQRIDDISQMRDIGRPYLNLTNETGIKFSGNIKNLHPRVYINSLKHKLRFVNNINDIKDYIRMTLNDNAATWFASIENDLDNFQTFENKFLNYYWGELEQAKFREILYFGKYNQNLKSNMVDYALKLITVAKYLEPPLREDETVLNVSRHFDADVVQTVTVQNIQTIDSFINFIQRIQRGNMTSNTNNRKNNNNFQYKKNDNQQYRQSYNNNTRYGNNLQNFNNNNSNQIRQNFK; encoded by the exons ATGAAAAATTCAACAATTTTGTTCAACTCATTATCCTCTTCCAGTAGTTCGAGCCTTCAAAATCTACAAGCCTTGCCCACTGGACTACTACCTGTCCAAGGAATACCTATGTATTACATTATTTTACCAACGAACTCTGTATCTGCGGCTGCGTCATTACAAACGCAGTTATTGGTGACATCAACAACTACTCCACCTGCACTTAAAGTAATACCATCACAAAACCAACTATTGACGACAAGGTCTTCTTCACCGGTACTTAAAGAAATCCCGAAAGTTGTGATGGCATCAAATACTGTTAGATATGGATCTACACCTCcattaaaaataattccaaccaataatttaataaattacgtGCCAACTGTGTCAAATGTACATCCAAACACACCAGTCGTAACCCAAAGTAAAAATGATTCGTCCACTAATTATGTTAACCCATTCGACTATACTCCTTACGTAAAAAACTTACCCTCTATCTGCTTACAAAAAATAACCGCTGCAAAAGAACGAAGTTTAATGCAGGAAAAAGGATTCGCGTGGGTTTGTAAAATTTGCAAAAAAGAATTCCACGAAAAAGAAGATATTCTGGAGCACTACGAAATGCACAAGAATACCACAGATCAACTAGGTGATATCGACGAAAACAACGACGCATATAACACAAGCAGTAAAGAAATAACTTGTCCAATTTGTATGACGAGCTATGCCAAGGTAGCTTACTATCAGCAACATGTTGTTTATAAACACAAACCAAAAGAACACTACTGTGAGACATGTAACTATAATTTTACTGACGATTTTTACTTGAGTCTACATAATGCCATACACCATGAAAATCCAGAATTGTACGAGTGCGTGATATGCAAAAAGTTTCAAACAAAAATCAGCAGAACGTTATATGAGCATATAACCCAAGAGCATTTAAACGAGGAAATGCATTGCAATGAATGTGACAAGACATTCTCATCAAAGGCGTGGTTCGAAACTCACAAAATATTTCACGTAGAAACTAATCAAAGAGATACATATAAATGCCGCAGATGCGAATCTAAATTTACTACAAACTACTACTTAATGCAACATATGCAAGAATCCCATACAAAATACAAATGCAATCAGTGCGATGTAACCTTTCCGTACAAGCAAAATTTAGACGAACATAGCCGCTATTTGCATAAAACTGAAGAACAATTTCTTTGTAATGATTGTGGAAAAACGTTTACAAAAATAGTTAACCTTAAGTTCCACCAGAAAGTTCATAAAACAGGAAAGTATGTTTGTTCTACTTGTGGCAAAGTTTTTAAGCAGAAAAAAAATCTTAACACGCATGTGAGgactcacactggagaaaaaccatacaagtgccATTTATGCAATAAATCTTTCTCCCAGAGGACCACTCTTAAGATACATATACGAACTCATACCGGCGAGAAACCATATCCTTGTTCCAAATGTAAGAAAGGGTTTATTACCAAAACCATAAAAGATTGTCATGAGAAAaagtgtaaaaattttaaa aaagaagtcaaagaagacatgaaaaaaatggaacagaaattggaagagaattatagaaaattagaaaagaaaatagaagataataataataaaattgtaaaacaaatggataaaaaacttgaagctgcagagaaaaaagttgcaaatgaaataaaaagtatacggaatgactacaagaaaaggatagaaaatgagaggacagaagtaaagaggattattcaagataataagatagatatagaacagaaaatagagttacagaaatgtaacttagaagtaaaaattaacgaagacaggagaaacacagaagaaaaattagatgatatacaacaaaatatccaaataaataataatcaaataagaaatgtggaacagagaatagatgatatttcacaaatgagagacataggtagaccttacttaaatttaacaaatgagactgggattaaattctctggtaatataaaaaatttgcatcctagagtatacataaatagtttaaaacataaattaagatttgtgaataatattaatgatattaaagattatattagaatgacattaaatgacaatgcagcaacttggtttgctagtattgagaatgatttagataattttcaaacatttgaaaataaatttttaaattattattggggtgaattagagcaagccaagtttagagaaattctatattttggaaagtataatcaaaatttaaaatcaaatatggtagattatgcattgaaattgataacagttgcaaaatatttagaaccaccacttagagaggatgaaacagtcttaaatgtatctagacattttgatgctgatgttgtgcaaaccgtaactgtacaaaatattcaaacaatagatagtttcattaattttattcaaagaatacaaagaggcaatatgacaagtaatactaacaacagaaaaaacaataataactttcaatataaaaaaaatgataatcaacaatatagacaatcatataacaataatactaggtatggtaataatttacaaaattttaataataataacagtaatcaaattagacaaaatt ttaaataa